A single window of Nocardia sp. NBC_01327 DNA harbors:
- a CDS encoding cation:proton antiporter domain-containing protein has product MTDVDPFALVLLIASLVGLAAVLSSRLGAWIPIPAPALFLVGAAVASDIWPRLGEVPVGLVERVVTVALVIILFDGGMQIGWRSLRTTAGPIVWIGVVGTVCTAAALAACAHFVFGLDWRLALLLGTALSPTDPAVVFSVLGRREITGRSGVLLQGESGANDPVGIALMVVLLGSTTFHASAVASAVGVFTTQMLVGAAVGGLGGAALLWFMRRIPLPAAGLYSVRVLMCALAIYGLATLAHGSGFLAVLVAGVVLGDRRAPFKAEIVRFHSALANLAEIVAFIMLGLTIQLTGGEGIAGGGAWVIGLGLAVLLAFVIRPVVMGALLWRVDLTAGERWFVLWTGLKGAVPILLGTFIIDAGVSGAHRTYEIIFVVVAFSVIVQGAAVPFLARRLGVPVREVNPRPWGLGVRFEHEPVGLHRLTVAADSEADGMAVADLPSGAWVSVIIRRGHMVPVTAEVTLRAGDEVLLQADPEAAERDIVALFTR; this is encoded by the coding sequence ATGACTGACGTGGACCCCTTTGCGCTGGTTCTGCTGATCGCGTCACTGGTCGGGCTCGCTGCTGTGCTGTCGAGCCGGTTGGGCGCGTGGATTCCCATACCCGCACCGGCATTGTTTCTGGTGGGAGCGGCAGTAGCCTCCGATATCTGGCCGCGACTGGGCGAGGTGCCGGTCGGCCTCGTCGAACGAGTCGTCACCGTCGCCCTGGTGATCATCCTGTTCGACGGTGGAATGCAGATCGGGTGGCGCAGTCTGCGCACCACGGCCGGGCCGATCGTATGGATCGGCGTGGTCGGAACGGTGTGCACGGCCGCGGCGCTCGCGGCCTGCGCGCACTTCGTATTCGGGCTGGACTGGCGCCTGGCATTGCTGCTCGGCACGGCCCTCTCGCCGACAGACCCGGCGGTGGTGTTCTCGGTGCTGGGGCGTCGTGAGATCACCGGCCGCAGCGGCGTTCTGCTGCAGGGGGAATCGGGAGCCAATGACCCGGTCGGCATCGCGCTGATGGTGGTGCTGTTGGGCAGCACCACTTTTCACGCCTCCGCGGTAGCCTCCGCGGTCGGGGTGTTCACGACGCAGATGCTGGTCGGCGCGGCGGTGGGTGGCCTCGGGGGCGCCGCACTGCTGTGGTTCATGCGGCGCATTCCGCTGCCGGCGGCGGGGTTGTACTCGGTGCGGGTGCTGATGTGCGCGCTGGCGATCTACGGGCTGGCGACCCTGGCGCACGGATCGGGGTTTCTCGCGGTCCTGGTGGCGGGAGTGGTGCTCGGTGATCGCCGCGCGCCGTTCAAGGCCGAGATCGTGCGCTTTCACTCGGCGTTGGCGAACCTGGCGGAGATCGTCGCGTTCATCATGCTGGGACTGACAATCCAGCTCACCGGCGGCGAGGGCATTGCCGGTGGTGGCGCTTGGGTGATAGGGCTCGGATTGGCGGTGTTGCTGGCCTTCGTCATTCGGCCGGTCGTCATGGGCGCGCTGCTGTGGCGGGTCGATCTCACCGCGGGTGAACGATGGTTCGTGCTGTGGACCGGTCTCAAGGGCGCCGTGCCTATTCTGCTGGGCACCTTCATCATCGATGCCGGCGTCAGCGGCGCACACCGGACTTACGAGATCATCTTCGTTGTCGTCGCGTTCTCGGTCATCGTGCAGGGCGCCGCGGTCCCCTTCCTCGCGCGCCGCCTCGGAGTGCCGGTGCGCGAAGTGAACCCGCGCCCTTGGGGGTTGGGCGTGCGGTTCGAACACGAGCCGGTCGGGTTGCATCGCCTCACCGTCGCTGCCGATTCGGAGGCCGACGGTATGGCAGTCGCCGATCTGCCCTCCGGCGCCTGGGTCAGCGTCATCATCCGCCGCGGGCATATGGTGCCCGTGACCGCCGAAGTGACGCTGCGGGCCGGCGATGAAGTGCTGTTGCAGGCGGATCCTGAAGCAGCAGAACGCGATATCGTCGCGCTCTTCACGCGGTAG
- a CDS encoding cytochrome c oxidase assembly protein — translation MSDSAPTPEVLLRTWTLSPFVDVAIVACAVIYPWLVRRTRSQGRPWPGERIESWFSGLAVLALTTNGALAVYAHTLFAVHMVVHLLMIMVVPALFIWAQPIRLVHSTSGPRMQAMIDRLRTRSPLRFLISVRFTFPLYSAVLLLTHLTGFQQAMATHMWIHDAELALYFLSGYLLLLPLIGGELTTEPPRPYPLRLIVLAACTGPDTLVGVTLMMSSTVLAPAYGASRTWGPTALSDQSTAGVIMWVGGDGLMMVLMLIVVAQWIRSGDHGLGPWLDGVRQRATLGESASAVTDINDEQAALDAYNARLAALHGRSRNPADPVEKDTPQ, via the coding sequence ATGAGCGATTCAGCACCCACTCCCGAGGTTCTACTGAGGACATGGACGCTGTCACCGTTCGTCGACGTCGCGATCGTCGCCTGCGCCGTGATCTACCCGTGGCTGGTACGCCGAACGCGAAGTCAGGGCCGGCCTTGGCCGGGCGAGCGGATCGAGAGCTGGTTCTCGGGACTGGCAGTCCTGGCGCTGACGACCAACGGGGCGCTCGCGGTCTACGCGCACACTCTGTTCGCGGTGCACATGGTCGTACACCTGTTGATGATCATGGTCGTACCTGCACTGTTCATCTGGGCGCAGCCGATCAGGTTGGTGCACAGCACATCAGGGCCACGCATGCAGGCAATGATCGATCGGCTGCGCACCCGCAGCCCGCTGCGGTTTCTGATCTCGGTGCGGTTCACCTTCCCGCTCTACAGTGCGGTCCTGCTGTTGACCCATCTCACCGGATTCCAGCAGGCCATGGCGACACACATGTGGATTCACGACGCCGAACTGGCCTTGTATTTCCTCAGCGGCTATCTGCTGCTACTACCGCTGATCGGCGGCGAGCTGACGACCGAACCGCCGCGCCCGTACCCACTGCGGCTGATCGTGCTGGCCGCCTGCACCGGACCCGACACCCTCGTCGGCGTCACGCTGATGATGTCCTCGACCGTACTCGCGCCCGCCTACGGCGCATCCCGCACCTGGGGACCGACCGCACTCAGCGATCAAAGCACCGCCGGAGTGATCATGTGGGTCGGCGGTGACGGATTGATGATGGTGCTGATGCTCATCGTTGTCGCGCAATGGATCCGGTCCGGCGACCACGGCCTGGGCCCTTGGCTCGACGGCGTCCGACAGCGCGCCACCCTCGGCGAATCCGCATCCGCCGTCACCGACATCAACGACGAGCAAGCCGCGCTGGATGCCTACAACGCGCGGTTGGCCGCACTCCACGGCCGGTCTCGAAATCCGGCCGATCCCGTCGAGAAGGACACTCCGCAATGA
- a CDS encoding MarR family winged helix-turn-helix transcriptional regulator, producing MVAKDAVVGESVDEITDALLAASRLLVALSARSIALVDDSLTIPQFRTMVILSTRGPSKVVTLAGALNVQPSTAARMVERLVVADLVDRNPNPDSRRELIIELTEHGRRVVDEVTAHRRREIASVVQQMPKADRSGLVRALTAFTVAGGEPHADLDIDSYQL from the coding sequence GTGGTGGCGAAGGATGCGGTGGTCGGAGAGTCCGTCGATGAGATCACCGACGCGCTGCTGGCCGCGTCCCGATTGCTCGTCGCCCTGTCGGCGCGCTCTATCGCACTGGTCGACGACTCTCTCACCATCCCGCAGTTCCGGACCATGGTGATCCTGTCGACCAGAGGACCGTCGAAGGTCGTAACACTGGCCGGGGCACTCAACGTGCAGCCTTCGACCGCAGCGCGGATGGTCGAACGACTGGTCGTCGCAGATCTGGTGGATCGCAACCCCAATCCCGATTCGCGGCGCGAACTCATCATCGAATTGACCGAGCACGGCCGCCGCGTGGTCGACGAGGTCACCGCGCACCGGCGGCGCGAGATCGCCTCGGTCGTGCAGCAGATGCCGAAGGCGGACCGATCCGGTCTGGTGCGCGCGCTGACGGCGTTCACCGTCGCGGGCGGGGAACCGCACGCCGATCTCGATATCGACAGCTATCAGCTCTGA
- a CDS encoding ABC transporter ATP-binding protein encodes MNEPDPTKVDDPRGGFTLSGVNKTYGTGEAAVHALIDVDLGIRPGELVVVLGASGSGKTTLLNVIGGIEGADNGSVIVAGQQISGRPPSALGEFRRDHIGFVFQFFNLIPTLTARENVEVIVELTGRGDRRQIPELLAAVGLADRADHFPAQLSGGQQQRVSIARALETDPDLLLADEPTGALDVATGQGVLALLQQTSRAGRGVVMVTHNEVVAGIADRVIRMRDGRVVSDEVVANPVAATTIQW; translated from the coding sequence ATGAACGAGCCGGACCCGACCAAAGTTGATGACCCCCGCGGTGGATTCACGCTGAGCGGGGTGAACAAGACCTACGGCACCGGTGAGGCCGCGGTGCACGCCCTCATCGACGTCGACCTCGGCATCCGGCCGGGGGAGCTGGTTGTGGTCCTCGGCGCCAGTGGTTCGGGAAAGACCACACTGCTCAATGTCATCGGCGGCATAGAAGGTGCCGACAACGGTTCGGTAATCGTTGCGGGGCAGCAGATCTCGGGACGTCCACCGTCCGCTCTGGGGGAGTTCCGGCGGGACCATATCGGATTCGTCTTCCAGTTCTTCAACCTCATCCCGACCCTCACCGCGCGCGAGAACGTCGAGGTCATCGTCGAGCTGACCGGCCGCGGTGATCGCCGTCAGATACCGGAGTTGCTGGCCGCGGTCGGATTGGCCGATCGCGCCGATCATTTCCCGGCGCAGCTGTCGGGTGGCCAGCAACAGCGGGTGTCCATCGCACGAGCCCTGGAGACCGACCCGGACCTGCTGCTGGCGGACGAACCCACCGGCGCGCTGGACGTCGCTACCGGGCAGGGTGTGCTCGCCCTGCTGCAACAGACCAGTCGCGCCGGTCGGGGCGTCGTGATGGTCACCCACAACGAGGTCGTCGCCGGGATCGCCGATCGGGTGATCCGGATGCGGGACGGGCGCGTGGTCTCCGACGAAGTCGTCGCGAATCCCGTTGCCGCCACCACCATTCAGTGGTGA
- a CDS encoding chloride channel protein translates to MILAIVIGAGAGGGAIVFRWMIISFTRLFSGHEDYSAAGHTANPHVPWLGPWFVLLAPVVAGLIYGPLVTRFAPEARGHGVPEVMYAVAARGGRIPPQVTIVKALASALCIGGGGSVGREGPIVQIGSAWGSSLGRLTRMPENRMRILVACGAAGGIAATFNAPIAGPFFAMELILRDFAAESFSAVVLSSVTASVIGRAALGNHPFLDLPVFSLHSGWEYLIFVVLGIAIGTVGVGFTHILYWIEDACDWAWRGPERLRPAVGGLVLGGVLLVLPQMYGVGYPVLARAIDGRYVLWMLLILMAGKVIATSLTIGIGGSGGVFAPSLFIGAMGGTAFGVVVHDLFPGATASPGMYGLIGMGAAFAGATRAAITAVIILFELTGEYSIILPLMLAVVAATGVSRLLSKETIYTLKLTRRGVNLDAAHHGSVALLQKSTVGSVMESMPEPISAAVPLTAANHVVWMSANGILPVVGADQRYHGCVTARSVAEALSDPESDHETVSDVAIMPAKVTESASLAEALDALSGAEGTGIPVLDRDGSSVVGWLTYRAVLAALQGSRGAPPRVIEQESAVPSA, encoded by the coding sequence GTGATTCTGGCAATCGTCATCGGTGCGGGCGCGGGCGGCGGCGCGATCGTATTCCGCTGGATGATCATCTCCTTCACCCGGCTTTTCTCCGGCCACGAGGACTACTCGGCGGCCGGTCACACCGCCAATCCGCACGTGCCGTGGCTGGGGCCGTGGTTCGTACTGCTGGCGCCGGTGGTCGCCGGATTGATCTACGGCCCGTTGGTAACCCGGTTCGCACCGGAAGCGCGCGGGCACGGGGTGCCTGAGGTCATGTACGCCGTCGCCGCGCGCGGCGGCCGGATTCCGCCGCAGGTGACGATCGTCAAGGCGCTGGCCTCGGCGCTGTGTATCGGCGGCGGCGGGTCGGTCGGCAGAGAGGGGCCTATCGTGCAGATCGGCTCGGCCTGGGGCTCGAGTCTGGGCCGGCTGACTCGGATGCCGGAGAACCGGATGCGAATCCTGGTGGCCTGCGGGGCGGCGGGCGGCATCGCGGCCACCTTCAACGCCCCGATCGCCGGTCCCTTCTTTGCGATGGAGCTGATTCTGCGCGACTTCGCCGCCGAGTCCTTCAGTGCGGTGGTGCTGTCGAGTGTCACCGCGAGCGTCATCGGCCGGGCGGCGCTCGGCAATCACCCGTTCCTGGATCTGCCTGTGTTCTCACTGCATTCGGGGTGGGAATACCTGATCTTCGTTGTCCTGGGGATCGCCATCGGCACGGTCGGTGTCGGATTCACCCACATCCTGTACTGGATCGAGGACGCTTGCGACTGGGCCTGGCGCGGCCCGGAGCGGTTGCGCCCGGCTGTGGGCGGGCTCGTGCTCGGCGGGGTGCTGCTGGTCTTACCGCAGATGTACGGCGTCGGCTATCCGGTGCTGGCCCGCGCTATCGACGGCCGATATGTGCTGTGGATGTTACTGATCTTGATGGCGGGGAAGGTTATCGCCACCAGCCTCACCATCGGAATCGGCGGCTCCGGTGGGGTTTTCGCGCCCTCGCTGTTCATCGGGGCGATGGGCGGCACCGCGTTCGGTGTCGTCGTCCACGATCTGTTTCCCGGCGCCACGGCGTCGCCGGGAATGTACGGTCTGATCGGTATGGGAGCCGCCTTCGCCGGCGCCACCCGTGCGGCGATCACCGCAGTGATCATCCTGTTCGAGCTGACCGGCGAATACAGCATCATCCTGCCGCTGATGCTCGCGGTCGTCGCGGCGACCGGGGTGTCGCGATTGCTGTCGAAGGAAACCATCTACACCCTCAAGCTGACCCGTCGTGGTGTGAATCTCGATGCGGCACACCATGGTTCGGTTGCTCTTCTGCAGAAGTCCACCGTCGGATCGGTGATGGAATCGATGCCTGAGCCGATCTCTGCCGCCGTTCCGCTCACTGCGGCGAACCATGTTGTGTGGATGTCGGCCAACGGAATTCTGCCAGTGGTCGGCGCGGATCAGAGGTATCACGGCTGCGTCACCGCACGCTCGGTGGCAGAGGCGCTGTCGGACCCCGAATCCGACCACGAGACCGTGAGCGACGTCGCCATCATGCCGGCGAAGGTTACCGAAAGCGCTTCTCTCGCAGAGGCGCTCGACGCTCTCAGTGGCGCCGAAGGGACCGGTATACCCGTCCTCGACCGCGACGGCAGCTCCGTTGTCGGCTGGTTGACCTACCGCGCCGTCCTCGCCGCATTGCAGGGCTCTCGCGGTGCGCCGCCTCGGGTGATCGAACAGGAATCGGCGGTGCCGTCCGCATAG
- a CDS encoding TetR/AcrR family transcriptional regulator, producing the protein MVTAAEQGRETRTRLMAAAVELVAELGWGAVTTRLVAERAGVRPGLVHYHFSSVTDLLIDASVHTARCEYESVMVGVLAVPGPDAMRGMLTAISSYTSADPMTVAMTEMMLAATRHERLRAELGQLVAEARAVLARWFRDNSAVPDPEATAAVVVALLDGLILHRLMDPSLGAVDVTGPLLRAAGLTESRASEGLSDERAGPDQS; encoded by the coding sequence GTGGTCACCGCAGCAGAGCAAGGCCGCGAGACCCGCACGCGCCTGATGGCCGCAGCGGTCGAGCTCGTCGCCGAACTCGGCTGGGGTGCGGTGACCACACGACTGGTTGCCGAACGAGCGGGTGTGCGGCCGGGACTGGTGCACTACCACTTCTCGTCGGTGACCGACCTCCTGATCGACGCCTCGGTGCACACGGCCAGGTGTGAGTACGAGTCGGTCATGGTGGGTGTGCTGGCGGTTCCGGGGCCGGACGCGATGCGCGGGATGCTCACCGCGATCAGCTCGTACACCTCCGCCGACCCGATGACGGTGGCGATGACGGAGATGATGCTGGCCGCGACCCGCCACGAGCGGCTCCGGGCCGAACTGGGGCAACTGGTGGCGGAGGCGCGGGCGGTGCTGGCGCGCTGGTTTCGCGACAACAGTGCGGTGCCGGATCCGGAAGCGACGGCCGCGGTGGTGGTGGCGTTGCTCGACGGACTGATTCTGCACCGGCTGATGGATCCGAGTTTGGGTGCGGTGGATGTGACGGGCCCGCTGCTGCGCGCGGCGGGATTGACCGAAAGCCGAGCGAGCGAAGGACTGTCGGATGAACGAGCCGGACCCGACCAAAGTTGA